Genomic segment of Nostoc sphaeroides:
CGCAGTTTGGCGAGAATCAGAATAGCTTATCAACGTACTCTTGTAGGTCACTGCGTTTAACTCGCCAACCCTTGCCAATTACTTTGGCTTTTAACTCACCTGCCGTAATTGCGTCTCGCAGGAATTCTCTAGACAACCCAGTTAGCGCTTGTGCCTCTGCAATAGTCAGTAGTAGCTTATCAGCGATCGGCACTACTGGCTGATTGTCACTTCTGCCCAGCAGCCCTTCAATGATTGAGGACAATTTATCAATTACCCCAATCTCGCCAAACTCCGCAATCTCGCCAGAAGAATGCACTAATTTACCTGTCTGTGGCTGTTGCTCTGTCGCTATTTGGCGAGATTCAAAGGCAGGTTTTACCATTGGTGACAAGTTAAGGAAAAGAGGAAATTGTCAAGGGTGGTATTTCGATAGGTCAAAAATCGTGAGAAACTCAATCTAGAAAAGTAATTGAGCGATTGTGAGTAGCTATGACTACCAGCCGAAAAACCAATAGAGACCACGCCAAAAAGAAACAACGACCAATGGTCGAAGATGAAGTAATTGCGGAGCAATTGGAAAGATTACTGACACCAGCCATTACAAATCAAGAAAATTACTACCGTAAATTAGGACTCAGAGAACGGATACTGAATTTACCGTTAATGATGGCAGCAGTGTTAACCCTGTTGTGGAGAGACGTAGCAGGAGTCAGAGAACTGACAAGAATCTTAGCTAGAGACGGCTTTCTGTGGTGTAATCCCACAAAAGTTAGTCAACAAGCTGTATCACAGAGATTTTTGACATTTCCATCGGAATTATTTGAAAAAGTATTTTTTGATTTATTGCCTAGTTTGAGAACAGCTTGGCACAGTAGAAATAAACGTCGATTACCCGAAAGTATTCAATTTACGTTATTAAAATTCGAGAAAATTTGGATAGTAGATGGCTCAACATTGGAAGCATTGTTTAGGAAATTACAAAGCCTAGAAGAGGCTCAAAGAGGACAATTAGCAGGAAAAATGAGTACAGTCATTGATTTAATGACCAGATTACCTGTAGAGATTTGGTTTGAAGAAAATCCCAAAGCCTCTGACATAAAACTCTCAGAAAATATCCTAAATTTAGTCACAGCAAGGACTTTACTTTTATTAGATAGAGGGTTTTATCACTTTAACTTTTGGCATCAAATAATCGAGAAAAAAGTTGATTTTATTACCAGAATAAAAAAAGGAGCAGCAATCAAGGTAGAACAGGTATTTACAGATAGTTATGGGCTACGGGACAGAAAGATACGTCTAGGTTCTGGCACAAATAAAACCCCATTTATCACCTTGCGTTTGGTTGAAGTTCGGTCAGGAAAAACATGGCATTCCTACTTAACCAGCGTCCTAGACCCTCATGTTTTACCCCCTTATGTAGTAGCAGATTTATATCGGCGAAGATGGCGAATTGAGGATGCTTTTAATATAGTAAAAAGACTCTTGGGACTAAGTTATTTGTGGACAGGTTCAATCAATGGAATTAAGTTACAAATTTGGGCGACCTGGTTATTTTATGCTGTTTTAGTAGATTTAGGTGATGCTGTAGCAGATGAACTGTCTCTCCCCTTTGATGATATTTCATTAGAAATGATTTATCGCGGTCTTTATCATTTTACAATGGCTCATCAAAAAGGTAAGGCAACAGACCCCGTTAAATATTTTGCTGACCCCCAAAATCGAGATTTAGGTATTATCAAACAGCGGCGAAAACCAAACATTAAGTTAATTGTCGCTCCTTTTCCCGATCTTCAACGAGGGTCTAACCAGTTTTTTTTCAACAATTCTCTGAAAGCCTCTTGACAAAAGAGTTACAGGCTTAACTTGCCAAACCCCACTCATTACCGACTATTGCAAACAATTATCATCTGTCTCCACTAGATAGTTGACACACGCTGATCACAAAGCGCAAAAGCCGTTAATTGAAGCACAATCAAGTCACTTCCCTTTCCTCGGACAATCATAGAGAACGCGATCGCCGACTTTGGGGTACTAGGTGTTGCTCTCAATCAATTGCAACTCGGACGCGGCGAATATGCGACGATTGCCCTGGGGATTGGTAATTAGGTATTTCTGTTGATTGGTGCAGCTGTAACCACTTTTTTCGGGTTTATAAATAGATAGCTCTTGGGCCACCAGCGATGCATCTGAGCCGACATATCGAACGCGTTCTCCGATTTTGAGTTGGGCTACTGCATCCAAAAACTCCAGTTCACTAACATCAATGAGATTTAATCCACCCGCCGCAGCGCCAGGACGCAACTTTGAAGTAGCAGTGAGAGGCTGTCCGGTGAGTGCAGAAACCAAAAGTACTTTATCACTGCCACAGGAAACCCAAGAGATAAGACAAACCTCGCCGCTTTCTTTCAGCCGGACACGATCTCCTCTAACGGGTTGGCGAGTGGTGACGGATGCTGATGGAGCCGGTGACGGATTGGTGACGGATTGGTGATGGTTTGGGGAAATGGATGGTAATGCAAGTGGTGTATGGGTTATAGCTATCTCAGGTGATGGTTGTGACGGAGGTGATGGAGTTTTGCCCAAACTTTCTACAAAATCTGTTTTCTCATCGCCCAAACTTTCACTCTTCAAAAAATTAGATGGATGATTATTTACCTCATTTACAAAAAGATTTTTCTGTAAATGTCCATCACATCCGTCACCATAAGGCTTTGAGTCCATCACCATATCCATAACCTTGTCCGTCACACCTCCATCACCAGCTTGATTGGAAGTGATTGAAGATTCGGAAGGGAACGGAGCCTCATCGAAAGTACCTCTTAACCGGATACCGTAAAAATGACTGCCAGTTCTGGTTTTTTCCTGCTTAACATCAGACCATCCCAGCACATGATTTAAGACTTGCAGTAAGTCTGGGGTGAAATTGGGTAGGCTCTTGCCTTGTTGCCCAGAATTTTGGCAGTAGTGATGGTATGAGCCAAACAGTGTGCTGATTTCGGGGCGGTAGCTGCTGCTTTGCCACTCGTTTTTGTTGGAGCCGACTTTGACCACTCCTTTTGGATCTCGCACGATATGCCGTTCCACCCAAGCCGCGATGGAGTCAGTCATCTGCGCCATTTCCCAGTAAGCGAGATCATAGCCAGTAGAGTTTTTTCCATTGAGAGTGTTAATTATTTCACTCTCTGGAATGGTAAGTAGGTACTGGGTGAAGGCTCCCATCTCTGGGTAGAGCTTTTCTCTGAGGTGAGTATCTACAATTGGTGGACAGTAATTCATATTTACTACAATCAACCGCCTTTTGAGCCATCTGCCGACCCCAGAGCCTTGGAGCGCCGCATAATTGGAAGTAATTAAAACTGTGGCGGACAATCTGACATCACAAGCTTTTTTATAAACTTCCTTGGCTTTGGTGCTTCCTCCCCCCGTGAGGGTTTTGAAAGTTTGCAAACCGCCATTGACCTTATCTTGATCCTCAAAAATGACTGAGCGTTTATTGAGTATGTCTACCAGGAAATTAGGATTATCCAAGTTTTCAATTTTGCCACTCCAAGTATTCTCTGAGCCGACTAACGCCGTCAGGATATCCGAGTAAATGCCTTTACCATTGCCGCCATTGCCCCAGAGGTAAAGAATTTTTTGGAGATGAGACATACCTCTGAGTGTGGCAGCTGCAAAACAGATGAGGGTTTGTATTTTTTGGGAGTCGCCCTCCGTTACTTCCTGGAACCAACCGCGAATCGTTGGCCAATCTCGAAGAGAGGGATTATCAAAGCGATGGGGCAGTGTCCAGGTTAAATAATTACCGGGTGAGTGTTTCTCAAACTTTCCAGTAGCCAGCACCAGTACGCCATCTAGGAATGGAACGATGCCTGTTCTTTGGGGCCACGTTTCAACAGTTAGCCGTCGCGCCATGAATTTGCGAATATTGACTATATAGCTATCAGTGCCATAGCCAACAATGGAACGGGCATCTAATATTCCCTGAATCATTGTTTCGATCATGTGGTCATCCTGGGATTTCCACAATCCCGAATCGTCACCTAGATAGTACTTCCATTCCTTGTATTCGTTGCAGTACTTGAGGCGCTCTCGGTAATCTTCTGCTAATTCAAATGCCAGTATGTCAGCCGGGATAAGTTTTGACTTCGACTGATAAGACTTTGACTGATGAGACTTGGACTCAACGGCATCTTTGCCGTGGGTCAATTCTCTGATTTGCTGATTTAGTGCCGCGATTAGATTATCCGCACTCATGCGAGTTTTCAAAATATTTAACTCTACAATAGTGCCGTAGAGTTGAGCAAGTTGTTCGAGTTGTTCAAAACTATTCACCTCGTGTACCGCCCCAATGCCCAGCATTTTGGTGATTATGGCAAGACATAGCGCTAAATTATAGCTTTGGGCCCAAAGCGTTGAACCGTTTGGTGTCAGCAACAAGTCATCAATCCCTTTGCCTAGTGACTCGTCCCAGGTGGGGCGCGATACGGTGGAGCCTACTTTTTGCGCCGAATAAGACAGTGCATCAATCCCCTTGTTTACAGATGCTACGACCGAGGGATTAGAATCCATGTCATAGGCAACTAACAAGGTTCTAGGGCGATTCATGATTCGCTGTAAGCTGGGCTTGAATCGCTTGGTCTTTTTATCTACCCCACAGGTCGCGCCGTAGTTGGTGGTGGCGGGGTATCCCTGACAGATTAGACTAAAGAGTTTTTCCCCGCCTTCGGTCGTAATTAGAGGTAACTCGGAATTGGCTAACCATTCATAGAAATCCACATCATCAGGGATACTGCCTTTCTCAAGTCCCATCTGTTGCTCAATGAGCCTTCTAATAGTGGGGACGACGCGAGGATAGAAGCACTGATCTCCATTCTTAGATGGAGCCAGCCGTTTGTAAGGTTTTGTGCCATCATCGTTTGGTAGACTCAAAATTGAATGCCAGACGCTACCATCTGCATTCAGCATCAGCGCAGCATACACAACGCCGGAATATGGTTTTTTCCACCTTAAAGCCTCGGCTATCCGGCATGGTGAGTCTGTAAACTCAATCATCGCGTCAAACTGCTCTGCACAAAGTCGGTCACGCCCAAACTTCTGCTTAATAAAATCTTTGAAAGCGTCAAATGAAATCCAATGCTGTTTAACGCTCT
This window contains:
- a CDS encoding helix-turn-helix domain-containing protein translates to MVKPAFESRQIATEQQPQTGKLVHSSGEIAEFGEIGVIDKLSSIIEGLLGRSDNQPVVPIADKLLLTIAEAQALTGLSREFLRDAITAGELKAKVIGKGWRVKRSDLQEYVDKLF
- a CDS encoding IS4 family transposase; amino-acid sequence: MVEDEVIAEQLERLLTPAITNQENYYRKLGLRERILNLPLMMAAVLTLLWRDVAGVRELTRILARDGFLWCNPTKVSQQAVSQRFLTFPSELFEKVFFDLLPSLRTAWHSRNKRRLPESIQFTLLKFEKIWIVDGSTLEALFRKLQSLEEAQRGQLAGKMSTVIDLMTRLPVEIWFEENPKASDIKLSENILNLVTARTLLLLDRGFYHFNFWHQIIEKKVDFITRIKKGAAIKVEQVFTDSYGLRDRKIRLGSGTNKTPFITLRLVEVRSGKTWHSYLTSVLDPHVLPPYVVADLYRRRWRIEDAFNIVKRLLGLSYLWTGSINGIKLQIWATWLFYAVLVDLGDAVADELSLPFDDISLEMIYRGLYHFTMAHQKGKATDPVKYFADPQNRDLGIIKQRRKPNIKLIVAPFPDLQRGSNQFFFNNSLKAS
- a CDS encoding DUF3854 domain-containing protein; protein product: MVATFNGSSTTATNDVRGHLDQLTLAPLLSEPRNQATQPNSVEQIWTNESVKQHWISFDAFKDFIKQKFGRDRLCAEQFDAMIEFTDSPCRIAEALRWKKPYSGVVYAALMLNADGSVWHSILSLPNDDGTKPYKRLAPSKNGDQCFYPRVVPTIRRLIEQQMGLEKGSIPDDVDFYEWLANSELPLITTEGGEKLFSLICQGYPATTNYGATCGVDKKTKRFKPSLQRIMNRPRTLLVAYDMDSNPSVVASVNKGIDALSYSAQKVGSTVSRPTWDESLGKGIDDLLLTPNGSTLWAQSYNLALCLAIITKMLGIGAVHEVNSFEQLEQLAQLYGTIVELNILKTRMSADNLIAALNQQIRELTHGKDAVESKSHQSKSYQSKSKLIPADILAFELAEDYRERLKYCNEYKEWKYYLGDDSGLWKSQDDHMIETMIQGILDARSIVGYGTDSYIVNIRKFMARRLTVETWPQRTGIVPFLDGVLVLATGKFEKHSPGNYLTWTLPHRFDNPSLRDWPTIRGWFQEVTEGDSQKIQTLICFAAATLRGMSHLQKILYLWGNGGNGKGIYSDILTALVGSENTWSGKIENLDNPNFLVDILNKRSVIFEDQDKVNGGLQTFKTLTGGGSTKAKEVYKKACDVRLSATVLITSNYAALQGSGVGRWLKRRLIVVNMNYCPPIVDTHLREKLYPEMGAFTQYLLTIPESEIINTLNGKNSTGYDLAYWEMAQMTDSIAAWVERHIVRDPKGVVKVGSNKNEWQSSSYRPEISTLFGSYHHYCQNSGQQGKSLPNFTPDLLQVLNHVLGWSDVKQEKTRTGSHFYGIRLRGTFDEAPFPSESSITSNQAGDGGVTDKVMDMVMDSKPYGDGCDGHLQKNLFVNEVNNHPSNFLKSESLGDEKTDFVESLGKTPSPPSQPSPEIAITHTPLALPSISPNHHQSVTNPSPAPSASVTTRQPVRGDRVRLKESGEVCLISWVSCGSDKVLLVSALTGQPLTATSKLRPGAAAGGLNLIDVSELEFLDAVAQLKIGERVRYVGSDASLVAQELSIYKPEKSGYSCTNQQKYLITNPQGNRRIFAASELQLIESNT